A region from the Beduinella massiliensis genome encodes:
- the rpsF gene encoding 30S ribosomal protein S6, giving the protein MNKYEVIYIIDTTMEENARKDLIQKFSDLVVANGGSIEKVDEWGKRRLAYAIDYKVEGYYVLMQFNAGPDVPKELERNLQISENVIRSQVVKLLQKKSSVKPRPVRPAFVAPAVEAPVAPVQEAAVEAPAAPEAAPVEE; this is encoded by the coding sequence GTGATCTACATCATCGACACCACGATGGAGGAGAACGCCCGCAAGGATCTCATCCAGAAGTTCTCCGACCTGGTGGTGGCCAACGGTGGTAGCATCGAAAAGGTGGACGAATGGGGTAAGCGCCGTCTGGCCTACGCCATCGACTACAAGGTAGAGGGCTACTACGTGCTCATGCAGTTCAACGCCGGTCCCGACGTTCCCAAGGAGCTGGAGCGCAATCTCCAGATCAGCGAGAACGTCATCCGTTCGCAGGTCGTCAAGCTCCTGCAGAAGAAGAGCAGCGTCAAGCCGCGTCCCGTGCGCCCCGCTTTCGTGGCGCCGGCCGTCGAGGCCCCCGTCGCTCCCGTGCAGGAGGCCGCCGTGGAAGCGCCCGCCGCTCCCGAGGCAGCGCCCGTCGAGGAATAA
- a CDS encoding single-stranded DNA-binding protein yields MNKAFLIGNLTRDPELRTTQSGISVCSFSIAINRRFRNQQTGQQETDFINIVAWRQLAELCSRYLTKGRKVAVCGSIQTRTYEAQDGSKRSAFEVVADEVEFLNSPQQQEGGDYRPAPPPVAAPSAPAFTPSESGFTQVDDDELPF; encoded by the coding sequence ATGAATAAAGCATTTTTGATTGGCAATCTCACGCGCGATCCGGAACTGCGCACCACGCAATCCGGCATCTCGGTTTGCTCCTTCTCCATCGCGATCAACAGGCGGTTTCGCAATCAGCAGACCGGCCAGCAGGAGACGGACTTTATCAACATCGTCGCGTGGCGCCAGCTGGCTGAACTCTGCTCCCGTTACCTGACAAAGGGCCGGAAGGTCGCCGTGTGCGGCTCCATTCAGACGCGCACCTATGAAGCGCAGGATGGCTCCAAGCGCAGCGCCTTCGAGGTCGTTGCGGACGAGGTCGAATTTCTCAATTCGCCCCAGCAGCAAGAGGGGGGCGATTACCGTCCCGCTCCGCCGCCCGTGGCCGCGCCCTCTGCTCCGGCGTTTACGCCCAGCGAGTCCGGCTTCACGCAGGTGGACGACGACGAGCTACCGTTCTGA
- a CDS encoding ABC transporter permease subunit: protein MQTALRRFGQEIRANRYIYLMMVPGLLFLFVFSYMPLSGYLLAFKDYTLQKGIWGSPFVGLKNFQFFFSTRDWLPITLNTLYLNALFILFGMGFAVVLAVLLSEVQRTWLKRLLQSGVFLPYFVSWMVVQQMMYALLASQQGLLTQAILALTGKTVSFYATPGYWRVILTLVYVWRFSGYYAVIFIGAVTSIDPAYYESAVIDGASRLQMVLRITLPLIRKTVLVMMLMATGRIFYGDTGMLYGLIGDNSLLYSTTDVIDTYAYRAMRQTNSFSMSSAITVCQAGMGVLTILLFNWIAKRIEPDARLF, encoded by the coding sequence ATGCAAACGGCACTGAGGCGTTTTGGACAGGAGATTCGGGCAAACCGATACATCTACCTCATGATGGTGCCCGGCCTGCTGTTTCTGTTCGTCTTCTCCTACATGCCGCTGTCCGGCTACCTGCTTGCCTTTAAGGATTATACCCTGCAAAAGGGCATCTGGGGAAGCCCGTTTGTGGGGCTGAAAAACTTTCAGTTCTTCTTCTCTACCCGCGATTGGCTGCCCATCACGCTCAACACGCTCTATCTGAACGCCCTGTTCATTCTCTTCGGCATGGGCTTCGCGGTGGTGCTCGCCGTCCTGCTCAGCGAGGTGCAGCGCACCTGGCTCAAGCGCCTTTTGCAGTCCGGCGTGTTTCTGCCCTACTTCGTCTCCTGGATGGTGGTGCAGCAGATGATGTACGCGCTGCTCGCCTCGCAGCAGGGGCTCCTCACGCAGGCGATCCTCGCGCTGACCGGGAAGACCGTAAGCTTTTACGCTACGCCCGGTTACTGGCGCGTGATCCTGACGCTCGTATACGTCTGGCGCTTCTCCGGCTACTACGCGGTAATCTTCATCGGCGCGGTAACCTCCATCGACCCGGCTTACTACGAAAGCGCGGTGATCGACGGCGCCTCCCGGCTGCAGATGGTCCTGCGCATCACGCTGCCGCTCATCCGCAAAACCGTGCTGGTCATGATGCTGATGGCGACGGGCCGCATCTTCTACGGCGACACGGGCATGCTTTACGGGCTCATCGGCGACAACAGCCTGCTGTACAGCACCACGGACGTGATCGACACCTACGCCTATCGCGCCATGCGCCAGACGAACAGCTTCTCCATGTCCTCGGCCATCACCGTCTGTCAGGCTGGCATGGGCGTCCTCACGATCCTGCTGTTCAACTGGATCGCCAAGCGCATCGAGCCCGACGCACGGCTGTTTTAA
- a CDS encoding ABC transporter permease subunit, with amino-acid sequence MNPALKHPGRKNAIRSSPGERAYLGVCGLVLAFSFVLCILPFYLIIVNSMVPAMDLTRNGFQLWPKDFSLDGYRYVLGNGKVFTNYMVSITVTVCGTALATVVTAMFAYGLAHPRVKYRYKISFLTYIPMIMGSGLVGFYLLMVSVLHLNDTLLALILPYVLSPFNTFIMVSHFRDLPYELTEAAYIDGAHDGFVFFKVVWPMSIIPTVTIMLFYALGYWNDWWLANLFITRADLKPLQILIRNIISRQQMASIMGSSANFVMQPLTVQLVTVCITIGPILLVYPFIQKYFVQGITVGAVKG; translated from the coding sequence ATGAATCCGGCTTTGAAACATCCCGGCAGGAAGAACGCCATCAGAAGCTCCCCCGGCGAGCGCGCTTACCTCGGCGTATGCGGCCTCGTGCTCGCATTTTCCTTCGTCCTGTGTATCCTGCCGTTTTACCTCATCATCGTCAACTCCATGGTGCCCGCCATGGACCTGACGCGAAACGGCTTTCAGCTCTGGCCTAAAGATTTCTCGCTCGACGGATATCGCTACGTGCTGGGAAACGGCAAGGTCTTCACCAACTACATGGTTTCCATCACCGTGACCGTCTGCGGCACGGCGCTGGCCACGGTGGTGACCGCGATGTTCGCCTACGGTCTTGCGCATCCGCGAGTCAAGTACCGCTACAAAATTTCCTTTCTCACCTACATCCCCATGATCATGGGCTCGGGCCTGGTGGGCTTCTACCTGCTCATGGTTTCCGTGCTTCACCTGAACGATACGCTGCTCGCGCTGATTCTGCCCTACGTGCTCAGCCCCTTCAACACGTTCATCATGGTCTCGCACTTTCGCGACCTTCCCTACGAGCTGACCGAAGCCGCTTACATCGACGGCGCGCACGACGGCTTCGTGTTCTTCAAGGTCGTATGGCCCATGTCCATCATCCCGACGGTGACGATTATGCTCTTTTACGCGCTGGGCTACTGGAACGACTGGTGGCTGGCAAACCTGTTCATCACGCGCGCCGACCTCAAGCCCCTGCAAATCCTCATCCGCAACATCATCTCCCGCCAGCAGATGGCCTCCATCATGGGCAGCTCCGCCAACTTCGTCATGCAGCCGCTCACCGTGCAGCTGGTGACCGTCTGCATTACCATCGGCCCGATCCTGCTGGTATACCCCTTCATCCAAAAGTACTTCGTGCAGGGCATCACCGTCGGCGCGGTCAAAGGCTGA
- a CDS encoding ABC transporter substrate-binding protein codes for MFQKFLSLLLCAALCLGTGVLALADDALPLEEIVIYVPGDAPAGLEQVEKAIEDACRDELNIDLKFIYAGWDDYGGKMQMALAAGQKYSLVYDASWGSMNTSIAGGYYEPLDDLIRQYAPNLVAAKTEEILDANRAKGPDGEYHLYGIPLGDYYGRAMQFLVRKDIREELGVPEIKTEQELIDFAYKVKEAHPELTPIITGRAAGNTMAAMLAAFDLYEIPDYMWITDMGWEGVFYFKNNDGRIYNIFDDMPQPLWEDIQLARKLYQDGILHPDVMSLPDWYAKVQEGSCAISCGADIGVAGSLQQALSQADPNGVYEAVTFYDFDQDKKFATDFKAWDFCFIPSTSTPENKARTLQFLNWVSENQEHFDLCAYGIEGVTWEPIGDKQFKVNSDLWSAETWTWVRNAAYERYDSNFTEADLAHIDRFHDKDFFSSSVLSGFSFNSEPVSNQVSQYNVALQKYWFAIQNGAVDPDEGMKLFREEAYDAVSAICAEMQSQIDAYLGK; via the coding sequence ATGTTTCAAAAGTTCCTATCCCTGCTGCTGTGTGCGGCCCTGTGCCTGGGCACGGGCGTCCTGGCCCTGGCCGACGACGCGCTGCCCCTGGAGGAGATCGTCATCTACGTTCCCGGCGATGCCCCAGCCGGTCTGGAGCAGGTGGAGAAGGCGATCGAGGACGCCTGCCGGGACGAGCTGAATATCGATCTCAAGTTCATCTACGCCGGATGGGACGACTACGGCGGAAAGATGCAGATGGCCCTGGCCGCCGGGCAGAAGTACTCGCTGGTGTACGACGCCTCCTGGGGCTCCATGAACACCAGCATCGCGGGCGGCTACTACGAGCCGCTGGACGACCTGATCCGTCAATACGCGCCGAATCTCGTCGCCGCCAAGACGGAAGAAATCCTCGACGCCAACAGGGCTAAGGGGCCGGACGGCGAATACCATCTGTACGGCATCCCGCTCGGCGACTACTACGGCCGCGCGATGCAGTTCCTGGTGCGCAAGGACATCCGCGAGGAGCTGGGCGTGCCGGAGATCAAGACCGAGCAGGAGCTCATCGACTTTGCGTACAAGGTCAAGGAAGCGCATCCCGAGCTCACCCCGATCATCACCGGCCGCGCCGCAGGCAACACGATGGCGGCCATGCTCGCCGCGTTCGACCTGTACGAGATCCCGGATTACATGTGGATCACCGATATGGGCTGGGAAGGCGTCTTTTACTTCAAGAACAACGACGGCAGGATCTACAACATCTTCGACGACATGCCGCAGCCCCTGTGGGAGGACATCCAGCTCGCCCGCAAGCTCTATCAGGATGGCATCCTGCACCCGGACGTGATGTCCCTGCCGGACTGGTACGCCAAGGTTCAGGAGGGTTCCTGCGCCATTTCCTGCGGCGCGGACATCGGCGTAGCCGGTTCCCTGCAGCAGGCGCTTTCACAGGCCGATCCAAACGGCGTGTACGAAGCCGTGACCTTCTACGACTTTGACCAGGACAAGAAGTTTGCCACCGACTTCAAGGCGTGGGATTTCTGCTTTATCCCCTCCACCAGCACGCCCGAGAACAAAGCGCGCACGCTTCAATTCCTCAACTGGGTATCCGAAAATCAGGAGCACTTCGACCTGTGCGCCTATGGCATCGAGGGCGTGACCTGGGAGCCCATCGGCGACAAGCAGTTCAAGGTCAATTCCGACCTTTGGTCCGCCGAGACGTGGACCTGGGTGCGCAACGCCGCCTACGAACGCTACGACAGCAACTTCACCGAAGCGGACCTCGCGCACATCGACCGTTTCCACGACAAGGACTTCTTCTCCAGCAGCGTACTCAGCGGCTTCAGCTTCAACTCCGAACCCGTGAGCAACCAGGTGTCGCAGTACAACGTCGCGCTGCAGAAGTATTGGTTCGCCATTCAGAACGGCGCAGTCGATCCTGACGAGGGCATGAAGCTCTTCCGCGAAGAGGCTTACGACGCGGTGAGCGCCATCTGCGCGGAGATGCAGAGCCAGATCGACGCTTACCTCGGCAAGTAA
- the rpsR gene encoding 30S ribosomal protein S18: MSEDRGARRPRGRKPRRKVCSFCVDKIEYIDYKDINRLRRFTNERGKILPRRMSGNCAKHQRQLSEAIKRARAIALMPYTVD; encoded by the coding sequence ATGTCTGAAGATCGTGGCGCACGCCGTCCGCGCGGCCGCAAGCCGCGCCGCAAGGTGTGCAGTTTCTGTGTAGACAAGATCGAGTACATCGATTACAAGGATATCAATCGCCTTCGCCGCTTCACGAACGAGCGCGGCAAGATCCTGCCCCGCCGTATGTCCGGCAACTGCGCAAAACATCAGCGTCAGCTGTCCGAAGCCATCAAGCGCGCACGTGCCATCGCGCTGATGCCCTACACGGTCGACTGA
- a CDS encoding helix-turn-helix domain-containing protein: MKNLLQSTWVRFALRASLIAAVSLMILCLVLSEAYIQASRAALEQASRSKAEQVASHLDSVIETVFSYTYAVYNDPDVFQWLYKEDQDPYRDIRMTLSVGRYLKSERYLNDIFLFNGHTERIYSSRTGLSTYSQPASASLLQMAQDSRPGLVRLVPFAQDGLEGLTVTYPMSLIDRTYDGRMVLLVSTSAIERNILGESSAEEQLFVVDAEGNCLLGRAPDDLEEILRRAEDGEKDTLFSGWMGSQTLVSSLHMVNQPWTVCHVLRVTPTGGQTGWYLRILAAALCLTVLVLAGALLLWSWRMLSPYDRIVNRLMGAAGTTGPRNKAALLKESVDSLLQNLESLRATLGRHGQTIRGEEWHRFLLTGAPQALQAVMPGGGLLRLCVARMEGYGSLRMRENYTRRVLIRYELEQLAMRCISQASLSADSVDMGDDHLLLIFPAGMEDAPLREALLRFRALAQEQTDISLAISLGDPMRPEAAAVQARYNELYTATYLHFFLGEERIYTQQDYEAYQAMMRPVQGDDALDRLIESLRAGDRRGWDAALNALVDGWRGAPYPDVQFLATLAAHTVAATFSKHLEGDALGEVREDIGRAAGLEEISARLRTLCEQVSERVDGGRGGACGRWQDTLLEVMDFINAHLQDPSLSPDRIAEHAGLSTNYLRKLFKDYYDASLSDYIRAQRMEKAMELLRETRKTVAEVMEYTGYTNRSSFFQAFKRHTHLTPEQYRGECSEGGETP; this comes from the coding sequence ATGAAGAACCTGCTGCAGAGCACATGGGTGCGCTTCGCGCTGCGGGCCTCGCTGATCGCCGCGGTTTCCCTGATGATCCTCTGCCTCGTCCTTTCGGAAGCGTACATTCAGGCGTCGCGCGCGGCGCTGGAACAGGCCTCGCGCAGCAAGGCAGAGCAGGTCGCTTCCCATTTGGACAGTGTGATCGAGACGGTCTTCTCCTACACCTACGCGGTTTACAACGATCCGGACGTCTTTCAGTGGCTCTACAAGGAGGATCAGGACCCTTACCGCGACATTCGCATGACGCTCTCCGTGGGCCGCTACCTCAAGAGCGAGCGATACCTGAACGATATCTTTCTCTTTAACGGCCATACGGAGCGCATTTATTCCTCCAGGACGGGCCTTTCCACCTACAGCCAGCCCGCCAGCGCGTCGCTGCTTCAGATGGCGCAGGATTCTCGGCCCGGCCTCGTGCGCCTCGTACCCTTTGCGCAGGACGGGCTTGAAGGGCTCACGGTCACCTATCCCATGTCCCTGATCGATCGGACGTACGACGGGCGCATGGTCCTGCTGGTCAGCACCAGCGCCATCGAGCGCAACATACTGGGCGAGAGCTCGGCGGAGGAGCAGCTATTCGTCGTGGATGCCGAGGGAAACTGCTTGCTGGGCCGCGCGCCGGACGACCTGGAGGAGATCCTCCGCCGGGCGGAAGACGGCGAAAAGGACACGCTTTTTTCCGGCTGGATGGGCAGCCAGACGCTCGTGTCGAGCCTGCACATGGTCAACCAGCCCTGGACGGTCTGCCACGTGCTGCGCGTGACGCCCACGGGCGGGCAGACCGGGTGGTATCTGCGCATCCTGGCCGCGGCCCTTTGCCTGACGGTGCTGGTGCTGGCAGGCGCGCTGCTCCTCTGGTCCTGGCGGATGCTCTCGCCGTATGACCGCATTGTAAACCGCCTCATGGGGGCCGCCGGGACGACGGGCCCGCGGAACAAGGCGGCGCTGCTCAAGGAGAGCGTGGACTCGCTGCTGCAAAACCTGGAAAGCCTGCGCGCGACGCTGGGACGCCACGGGCAGACCATACGCGGCGAGGAGTGGCATCGCTTTTTGCTCACGGGCGCGCCGCAGGCCCTGCAGGCCGTAATGCCGGGCGGCGGGCTGCTTCGTCTGTGCGTGGCGCGCATGGAAGGCTACGGCAGCCTGCGCATGCGCGAAAACTACACGCGGCGCGTGCTGATCCGCTACGAGCTGGAGCAGCTGGCGATGCGCTGCATTTCTCAGGCGTCCCTTTCGGCGGACAGCGTGGACATGGGCGACGACCATCTGCTGCTGATCTTCCCTGCGGGGATGGAGGATGCCCCGCTTCGGGAGGCGCTGCTGCGTTTTCGCGCGCTCGCGCAGGAGCAGACGGACATCTCGCTGGCGATCTCGCTTGGCGACCCGATGCGCCCGGAGGCCGCCGCTGTGCAGGCGCGGTACAACGAGCTGTACACGGCGACCTACCTGCACTTCTTCCTTGGAGAAGAGCGCATCTATACCCAGCAGGATTACGAGGCCTATCAGGCGATGATGCGCCCTGTGCAGGGAGACGACGCACTGGACCGGCTGATCGAATCGCTGCGCGCGGGGGACCGGCGGGGCTGGGATGCGGCGCTGAACGCGCTCGTGGACGGCTGGCGCGGGGCACCCTACCCGGACGTTCAGTTTCTGGCGACGCTGGCGGCGCATACCGTCGCCGCTACCTTTTCCAAGCATCTGGAGGGCGACGCGCTGGGCGAGGTACGGGAGGACATCGGACGGGCGGCGGGGCTGGAGGAAATCAGCGCCCGCCTGCGCACCCTGTGCGAGCAGGTAAGCGAACGCGTGGACGGCGGACGCGGCGGGGCGTGCGGCCGTTGGCAGGACACCTTGCTGGAGGTCATGGACTTCATAAACGCCCATTTGCAGGATCCCTCGCTTTCGCCGGACAGGATTGCCGAACACGCGGGGCTCAGCACCAACTACCTGCGAAAGCTCTTCAAGGATTACTACGACGCCTCGCTGTCCGACTACATTCGCGCGCAACGTATGGAAAAGGCCATGGAATTGCTTCGGGAAACGCGAAAGACCGTTGCTGAGGTCATGGAGTACACCGGCTACACGAATCGCTCCAGTTTCTTTCAGGCGTTTAAGCGCCATACCCATCTCACGCCGGAGCAGTATCGCGGCGAATGCAGCGAGGGCGGAGAAACCCCGTAA
- a CDS encoding deaminase, producing the protein MNEWALHEALMREALKEAEAALRAGEIPVGAVVARGERIVARAHNAREGLNDPTAHAEILALRRAAAEAGSWRLTGCALYVTLEPCPMCAGAIRAARPDFIWYGADDPAAGCTGTVYRLTEDPALAGPVVPAYGGLLAEECADVLKRFFEKRR; encoded by the coding sequence ATGAACGAATGGGCACTGCACGAGGCGCTGATGCGCGAGGCGCTTAAGGAGGCCGAGGCTGCCCTGCGCGCGGGGGAAATCCCGGTGGGCGCCGTCGTCGCGCGGGGCGAAAGGATCGTCGCGCGGGCGCACAACGCGCGCGAGGGCCTGAACGATCCCACCGCGCACGCTGAAATTCTGGCGCTGCGCCGCGCGGCAGCCGAGGCGGGTAGCTGGCGGCTCACGGGCTGCGCGCTGTACGTCACGCTGGAGCCCTGCCCCATGTGCGCGGGGGCGATCCGTGCCGCCCGGCCCGATTTCATCTGGTACGGGGCGGACGATCCGGCCGCGGGCTGTACGGGCACGGTTTACCGCCTGACGGAGGATCCGGCGCTCGCGGGACCGGTGGTGCCCGCTTACGGCGGGCTGCTCGCGGAGGAATGCGCGGACGTATTGAAGCGCTTTTTTGAAAAGAGAAGATAG
- a CDS encoding GNAT family N-acetyltransferase, protein MPVRMIQREELLEFERLESVAFVYPMDTAETEKRLEKDSEPQEPCIGHFNDDGVLTACMVLPEYRMRYEGHWVPMVGIGGVASLPEYRFGGAIRQIFQAAFRRMVESGVVFSALYPFSHAYYRKFGYELCQTTTGYELPVQALSAFRYDGKVRMIRPGESLDGLKAVFDAHFLDSNLAIQREDRHWTRLLGKDAYKERVYTYLLEDENGPSAYVVLAAEDAGPFEKNGNVREIAYVRPRGLTDALGFLYRLSAQYGKLRIPLLDGVPLPALLPESYDVKAGIREQPMARVIDVKQALLLKRHFDGARYTLRVRDEILPENDGVFAVRCEGGEVSVEKREDGEADLSLDVRTLTQLLLGYLSLDEALYKADVSAASNLDTLRRVFVKRSVLLTEHF, encoded by the coding sequence TTGCCGGTTCGCATGATTCAACGGGAAGAACTGCTGGAATTTGAAAGACTTGAAAGCGTGGCCTTCGTCTATCCCATGGACACCGCAGAGACGGAAAAGCGGCTCGAAAAGGATTCCGAACCCCAGGAGCCCTGCATCGGCCACTTCAACGATGATGGCGTGCTCACGGCGTGTATGGTGCTGCCGGAATACCGCATGCGCTACGAAGGACATTGGGTGCCGATGGTGGGCATCGGCGGCGTGGCCTCGCTGCCGGAATACCGCTTTGGCGGCGCAATCCGGCAGATCTTTCAGGCTGCTTTCCGGCGCATGGTCGAAAGCGGCGTCGTCTTTTCAGCCCTGTACCCCTTTTCGCACGCATACTATCGCAAGTTTGGCTACGAGCTCTGCCAGACGACGACGGGATACGAACTGCCCGTCCAGGCGCTGTCCGCGTTCCGCTATGACGGAAAGGTTCGCATGATTCGCCCGGGCGAATCGCTCGACGGCCTGAAGGCGGTCTTCGACGCGCACTTTCTTGACAGCAACCTGGCGATTCAGCGCGAGGACCGTCACTGGACGCGGCTCTTGGGCAAGGACGCGTACAAGGAACGCGTATATACTTATCTGCTCGAGGACGAAAACGGCCCCAGCGCCTACGTCGTGCTGGCCGCCGAGGACGCCGGTCCGTTTGAAAAGAACGGCAACGTGCGCGAAATCGCCTACGTCCGCCCGCGTGGACTGACGGATGCGCTGGGATTCTTGTACCGCCTGTCTGCGCAATACGGAAAGCTGCGCATCCCCCTGCTGGACGGCGTCCCGCTGCCTGCGCTGCTGCCCGAAAGCTACGACGTGAAGGCCGGCATCCGCGAACAGCCGATGGCCCGCGTGATCGACGTGAAACAGGCGCTCTTGCTCAAGCGCCACTTCGACGGCGCGCGCTACACGCTGCGCGTGCGCGACGAAATCCTCCCGGAAAACGACGGCGTCTTTGCCGTTCGCTGCGAGGGCGGCGAGGTGTCGGTGGAAAAGCGGGAAGACGGCGAGGCCGATCTGTCGCTCGACGTGCGCACGCTGACGCAGCTGTTGCTGGGTTATCTGTCGCTCGACGAGGCCCTGTACAAGGCGGACGTTTCGGCGGCTTCAAATCTCGACACGCTGCGCCGCGTGTTCGTCAAGCGGTCCGTCCTTCTGACGGAACATTTTTGA
- a CDS encoding DegV family protein, whose translation MYTIITDSCSDLLPAYHKDYEDFLVLPLEFTLDGNTYENVPDCEISSKQFYDKLRSGSMSTTSQISPERFIEVFRRLLSEGREALYIAFSSGLSGTYNSARIARDTVLEEFPDGKLFVVDSLAASAGQGLLCYHALENRKNGMSLEENAAWVEQNRLHLVHWFTVDDLHFLKRGGRCSPAAAFFGTLVNIKPVLHVDDEGHLIAREKVRGRKSALKALVDHMEKLAVRPAEQTVFISHGDCMEDAKFVAAQITSRLGTPAESIHISDIGPVIGSHSGPGTVALFFLGTDRG comes from the coding sequence ATGTACACGATCATCACCGATTCCTGCAGCGACCTGCTGCCCGCCTATCATAAGGACTACGAGGATTTTCTCGTCCTGCCGCTCGAATTTACCCTGGACGGGAATACCTACGAGAACGTACCGGACTGCGAAATCTCCAGCAAGCAATTCTACGACAAGCTGCGTTCGGGCTCGATGTCCACCACCTCGCAGATTTCCCCCGAGCGATTCATCGAAGTCTTCCGCCGTCTTCTCTCGGAGGGCCGGGAGGCGCTGTACATCGCATTCTCCTCAGGGCTGAGCGGCACGTACAACTCCGCCCGCATCGCGCGCGACACCGTGCTCGAGGAGTTCCCGGACGGCAAGCTCTTCGTCGTGGACTCGCTGGCCGCCAGCGCCGGTCAGGGGCTTCTTTGCTATCACGCGCTGGAAAACCGGAAAAACGGCATGAGCCTCGAGGAAAACGCCGCCTGGGTCGAGCAGAACCGCCTGCATCTCGTGCACTGGTTCACCGTGGACGACCTGCACTTCTTAAAGCGCGGCGGCCGCTGCTCGCCCGCCGCCGCCTTCTTTGGCACGCTGGTGAACATCAAACCCGTTTTGCACGTGGACGACGAGGGGCACCTCATCGCGCGCGAAAAGGTGCGCGGGCGCAAGAGCGCGCTCAAGGCGCTCGTCGATCACATGGAAAAGCTGGCCGTAAGGCCCGCGGAGCAGACGGTCTTCATCAGCCATGGCGACTGCATGGAGGACGCGAAGTTCGTCGCCGCGCAGATCACGAGCCGCTTGGGCACGCCCGCGGAATCCATCCACATCAGCGACATCGGCCCGGTCATCGGCAGCCACTCCGGCCCCGGCACGGTCGCGCTGTTCTTCCTGGGCACCGACCGCGGATGA